The Flavobacterium marginilacus genome window below encodes:
- a CDS encoding M15 family metallopeptidase: MTFSFRPFLFSFFLLIQLNCISQTTLSNTPTAAEISDTAFVNLKDFSKDFVYDMKYAADDNFLKSKVYDCAECYLRYRTVKALILANERFMKKGFKIKLFDCYRPLDIQKKMWAIVPNPEYVANPAKGSIHNRGGAVDITLVDFDGKELDMGTSFDFFGKEASHDFSGFSKEIRNNRNLLKKIMIKEHFNSFDSEWWHYNLKAGLNDSVSNFKWKCM; the protein is encoded by the coding sequence ATGACATTTTCTTTCAGACCTTTCTTGTTTTCCTTTTTTCTTTTAATCCAATTGAATTGTATTTCTCAGACTACTCTTTCGAATACACCTACGGCAGCGGAAATCAGTGATACTGCTTTTGTTAATTTGAAAGATTTCAGCAAGGATTTTGTTTATGATATGAAATATGCAGCAGACGATAATTTTTTGAAATCTAAAGTTTATGATTGTGCCGAATGTTATCTGCGTTACAGAACTGTAAAAGCATTAATTCTGGCCAATGAAAGATTCATGAAGAAAGGTTTTAAAATTAAATTATTTGATTGTTACCGTCCGCTGGATATTCAAAAAAAGATGTGGGCGATTGTTCCAAATCCTGAATATGTTGCAAATCCGGCAAAGGGTTCAATTCATAACAGAGGAGGAGCTGTAGATATAACACTGGTGGATTTTGATGGGAAGGAATTAGATATGGGAACTTCTTTTGATTTTTTCGGTAAAGAAGCCAGCCATGATTTTTCCGGCTTTTCAAAAGAAATCAGAAACAACAGAAACCTGCTCAAGAAAATTATGATTAAGGAGCATTTCAATTCGTTTGATTCAGAATGGTGGCATTACAATTTAAAAGCAGGATTGAATGATTCCGTTTCAAATTTTAAATGGAAATGCATGTAG
- the smpB gene encoding SsrA-binding protein SmpB — translation MQKTVNILNKRARFDYEILETYTAGIVLGGTEIKSIRLGKANITESFCEFSGTELFAINTYIEEYSFGNQFNHKARSERKLLLNKRELKGLARSVQAKGLTIVPLKLFTNEKGLAKLQIGLCRGKKTYDKRESLKEQDTKRDLDRIKKAY, via the coding sequence ATGCAAAAAACTGTCAACATACTCAATAAAAGAGCCCGTTTCGATTATGAAATTCTGGAAACCTATACTGCCGGAATTGTTTTGGGCGGAACCGAAATAAAATCCATTCGATTAGGAAAAGCTAATATTACCGAAAGTTTCTGTGAATTTAGCGGCACGGAACTTTTTGCCATTAATACTTATATAGAAGAGTATAGTTTTGGGAACCAATTCAATCACAAAGCGCGCAGTGAGCGCAAACTGCTTTTGAACAAAAGAGAGCTTAAAGGATTGGCTCGAAGCGTACAGGCCAAAGGTCTGACAATAGTGCCTTTGAAATTATTTACCAATGAAAAAGGTCTGGCCAAATTACAGATCGGGCTTTGCCGTGGTAAAAAAACATATGATAAGAGAGAATCTTTGAAAGAGCAGGATACCAAAAGAGATTTAGACAGAATCAAAAAGGCTTATTAA
- a CDS encoding VF530 family protein — MEKHQSKDPLHGVTLQKIVETLVEYYGFDTLGELIKIKSFNENPSIKSSLTFLRKTDWARKRVEDLYIKTLPKIQSR, encoded by the coding sequence ATGGAAAAACATCAGTCAAAAGATCCGCTTCACGGCGTTACACTTCAAAAAATAGTGGAGACATTAGTAGAATATTATGGTTTTGACACCTTGGGAGAACTGATTAAAATAAAATCGTTCAACGAAAATCCAAGCATAAAATCAAGCCTTACCTTTTTGCGAAAAACAGATTGGGCAAGAAAACGAGTCGAAGATCTGTATATTAAAACACTTCCAAAAATACAATCCAGATAA
- a CDS encoding GNAT family N-acetyltransferase, which produces MGIKKAHTDDHKILTEITKKSKANWGYSEEQILKWNNNLTISKDYIENNSVYKLVNGNEIIGYYSYIIKEQNNVLLDNLFILPEYIGKGFGKYLMNDFLDRMKNEKFEKISLDSEPNAERFYLKFGFKKIGEFETSIKNRFMPIMEMSL; this is translated from the coding sequence ATGGGAATCAAAAAAGCGCACACAGATGATCATAAGATTTTGACAGAAATAACAAAAAAGTCAAAAGCAAATTGGGGATATTCTGAAGAGCAGATTTTGAAATGGAATAATAACCTGACCATTTCCAAAGATTATATTGAAAATAATTCTGTTTATAAATTAGTAAATGGCAATGAAATTATCGGTTACTATTCATACATCATCAAAGAACAAAATAATGTGCTTCTTGACAACTTATTTATTTTGCCGGAATATATTGGAAAAGGCTTCGGGAAATATTTAATGAATGATTTTTTGGATCGAATGAAAAATGAAAAATTCGAAAAAATATCATTAGATTCGGAACCAAATGCTGAAAGGTTTTATCTGAAATTTGGATTCAAAAAAATTGGAGAGTTCGAAACCTCAATAAAAAACAGGTTTATGCCAATTATGGAAATGAGTCTTTAA
- a CDS encoding GNAT family N-acetyltransferase produces the protein MLEVNFLPFPVLKTERLVLRRVIENDAEAILALRSNDEVMKYIPRPYLKNKEDALELIAMFDDKIENGIGINWGIAFLDKPEKIIGIIGHYRMKPEHYRAEVGYMLFPEYNGKGIISEALRRVVDYGFKDMKLHSIEAILDPENTGSEKVLLKNGFIKEAHLIENEFYEGRFLDSMIYSKLNK, from the coding sequence ATGCTTGAAGTCAATTTTTTACCTTTTCCAGTATTAAAAACGGAGCGATTAGTATTGCGTCGGGTAATAGAAAATGATGCCGAAGCTATTTTGGCTCTGCGTTCAAACGACGAAGTTATGAAATACATTCCAAGGCCATATCTTAAAAATAAAGAAGACGCTCTGGAGCTTATTGCCATGTTTGATGACAAAATTGAAAATGGCATCGGCATCAACTGGGGAATAGCATTCCTGGACAAACCTGAAAAAATTATTGGAATCATTGGTCATTACCGGATGAAACCAGAACACTACAGAGCCGAAGTGGGCTACATGCTCTTTCCTGAATACAATGGGAAAGGAATTATTTCGGAAGCACTGCGGAGAGTAGTTGATTATGGGTTTAAAGATATGAAGCTGCATTCTATAGAAGCTATTTTGGATCCTGAAAACACAGGTTCAGAAAAAGTTTTACTTAAAAATGGTTTTATAAAAGAAGCTCATTTAATTGAAAATGAATTTTACGAAGGGCGATTTCTAGACAGCATGATTTATTCTAAATTGAATAAATAA
- a CDS encoding aldose 1-epimerase family protein, translating into MTTAISNAILTAEIKHTGAELCSLKDNLNKEYIWNGNPEFWGKHSPVLFPIVGTLKNNTYQYSNTDYHLSRHGFAREMEFELIDKHENSVTFSLAATPETKEKYPFDFDLHLVYTLENKTLKIEYKVFNNEKSKMPFSIGAHPAFDLPNDFKNYSLAFEKEDSLNYYLLEDGLISNTTNEVALDKNELHLNYDLFANDALVFKNIISKSVTILENSKPFLKVSFSDFPDLGIWTPPNAPFICIEPWFGYSDTVDKSGALLDKEGIQVLDADETFHAAFSIEIL; encoded by the coding sequence GTGACTACAGCTATATCAAACGCCATTTTAACTGCAGAAATAAAACATACAGGAGCTGAATTATGCTCTTTGAAAGACAATTTAAACAAAGAATACATTTGGAATGGAAATCCAGAATTTTGGGGAAAGCACTCCCCTGTTTTATTCCCAATTGTAGGCACTTTAAAAAACAATACTTATCAGTACAGCAATACTGACTACCATTTGTCCCGTCACGGTTTTGCGCGCGAAATGGAATTTGAATTGATTGATAAGCATGAAAACAGCGTTACTTTTTCATTAGCCGCTACTCCGGAAACCAAAGAAAAATATCCTTTTGATTTTGATCTGCATTTAGTTTACACGCTGGAGAACAAAACATTGAAAATTGAATACAAAGTATTTAATAACGAAAAATCTAAAATGCCGTTTTCTATTGGTGCGCATCCTGCATTTGATTTGCCTAATGATTTTAAAAATTACTCTTTAGCATTCGAAAAAGAAGATTCTTTGAACTATTATTTATTGGAAGACGGTTTGATTTCGAATACAACAAATGAAGTAGCGCTAGACAAAAATGAATTGCATTTAAATTATGATTTATTTGCAAATGATGCTTTAGTTTTTAAAAACATAATATCCAAATCGGTTACTATTTTAGAGAATTCTAAGCCGTTTTTGAAAGTAAGTTTTTCTGATTTTCCGGACTTAGGAATTTGGACACCGCCAAATGCACCATTTATATGCATTGAACCATGGTTCGGTTATTCGGACACTGTAGACAAATCTGGTGCGCTTTTGGACAAAGAAGGAATTCAGGTTTTGGACGCAGATGAAACTTTCCACGCTGCTTTCAGTATTGAGATTTTATAA
- a CDS encoding M1 family metallopeptidase — MKNNRFGALLQMALLIVFNAAWSQETPAAGTANTVPVSKYNYNDAFGPFFYTKDATATRSASGEPGYGYWQNRADYKLTAKLNEKTNEITGTDIVTYTNNSNDKLSFVWMHLDQNLFKADSRGNALIPLDGSRNGARGEIFDGGHKIKSVKIVSTSKGKSVEKEAKFIITDTRMQVFLPDDLKPKGGTVKIKIDFSFISPKEGSDRMGVLETKNGKIFTMAQWYPRMCVYDDLRGWNTNPYLGASEFYLEYGDFDVNITVPSNHIVVCSGELLNPAAVYTATEQKRLAQAKQSEKTVFIRTAEEVAASASKAGTASEKTWHFKIKNSRDLSWASSPAFILDGARINLPSGQKSLALSAYPVESQGNEAWGRSTEYTKASIENYSKRWFEYPYPVATNVAGNEGGMEYPGIVFCSWESKGEDLWGVTDHEFGHGWFPMIVGSNERLFGWMDEGFNTFINSLSSADFNNGEYKSKVTDLHKNADYFTSPSNEPIMSSPDNMKERNIGLLCYFKPSAGLIMLREQILGPERFDLAFRTYVERWAFKHPAPDDFFRTIENVAGEDLGWFWKSWFVNNWRLDQGVNSVKYVKNDPSKGAVITIENLEKMPMPVILDIKTKSGKVSRVNLPVEIWQRNTSWSFKADTTEEIESIVIDPGHVFPDVNESNNTWKSDKGVIEKDIILDAYLGKFSTKAAPLKIEFTEKNSVLYAEITDYPKFSLTLIGKDTFESKEAGVTFQFNEAKNGFEMIISSNQKLSFTRD; from the coding sequence ATGAAAAACAATCGTTTTGGAGCCTTACTTCAAATGGCTTTATTAATTGTATTTAATGCCGCATGGAGCCAGGAAACTCCCGCAGCAGGAACTGCAAATACCGTTCCTGTCTCAAAGTATAATTATAATGATGCTTTTGGGCCGTTTTTTTATACAAAAGATGCCACAGCAACCCGATCCGCAAGCGGTGAACCAGGTTATGGATACTGGCAGAACAGAGCAGACTATAAATTGACTGCGAAATTAAACGAAAAGACAAATGAAATTACTGGTACAGACATTGTAACCTATACTAATAACAGTAATGATAAACTGTCTTTTGTCTGGATGCATTTAGATCAGAATTTATTCAAAGCCGATTCCAGAGGAAATGCACTTATACCGCTTGACGGAAGCCGTAACGGAGCTAGAGGTGAAATTTTTGACGGAGGACACAAAATTAAATCTGTTAAAATCGTCAGCACAAGTAAAGGAAAATCGGTTGAGAAAGAAGCTAAGTTCATTATTACAGATACCAGAATGCAGGTTTTCCTTCCAGATGATTTGAAACCAAAAGGAGGAACTGTAAAAATTAAAATTGATTTCTCTTTTATCTCTCCAAAAGAAGGTTCAGACAGAATGGGGGTTCTGGAAACTAAAAACGGTAAGATCTTCACCATGGCACAATGGTATCCGCGTATGTGCGTGTATGACGATTTAAGAGGATGGAATACGAATCCTTATTTGGGAGCATCTGAATTTTATTTAGAATACGGTGATTTTGATGTTAATATTACAGTACCTTCCAATCATATAGTGGTTTGTTCAGGCGAGCTGTTAAATCCAGCTGCGGTATATACTGCCACTGAACAAAAAAGGCTTGCTCAGGCTAAACAAAGTGAAAAAACAGTATTTATCCGTACTGCCGAAGAAGTCGCAGCCAGTGCATCAAAAGCAGGAACCGCTTCTGAAAAGACATGGCATTTTAAAATTAAGAATTCAAGAGACCTTTCCTGGGCATCTTCGCCGGCATTTATATTGGACGGAGCCCGAATTAATCTGCCAAGCGGTCAAAAATCACTTGCGTTATCCGCTTATCCTGTAGAAAGTCAAGGAAATGAAGCCTGGGGACGTTCTACCGAATATACCAAAGCTTCGATTGAAAATTATTCTAAAAGATGGTTTGAATATCCTTATCCAGTGGCTACCAATGTGGCAGGAAATGAAGGCGGTATGGAATATCCGGGCATTGTTTTCTGCAGCTGGGAATCAAAAGGAGAGGATTTATGGGGAGTTACAGACCATGAATTTGGCCATGGCTGGTTTCCAATGATTGTAGGATCTAACGAACGCTTATTTGGATGGATGGATGAAGGATTTAATACTTTTATCAATTCGTTAAGTTCGGCTGATTTCAATAATGGCGAATATAAAAGCAAAGTAACCGATCTTCATAAAAATGCGGATTATTTTACCAGTCCAAGTAACGAACCTATTATGAGTTCACCGGATAATATGAAGGAAAGAAATATTGGACTTTTGTGTTATTTCAAACCAAGTGCAGGGCTGATAATGCTGAGAGAACAAATATTAGGACCAGAGCGTTTTGATCTGGCTTTTAGAACTTATGTAGAACGCTGGGCTTTTAAACATCCGGCTCCGGATGATTTTTTTAGAACCATAGAGAATGTTGCCGGTGAGGATTTAGGCTGGTTTTGGAAAAGCTGGTTTGTTAATAACTGGCGTCTGGATCAAGGTGTAAATTCTGTTAAATATGTAAAAAATGATCCAAGCAAAGGTGCGGTAATTACTATTGAGAATCTTGAAAAAATGCCAATGCCTGTGATTTTGGACATAAAAACCAAAAGCGGTAAAGTCAGCCGTGTCAACCTGCCTGTTGAAATCTGGCAGCGCAACACCAGCTGGTCTTTCAAGGCAGATACGACTGAAGAAATTGAAAGCATTGTTATAGATCCGGGTCACGTATTTCCAGATGTAAATGAAAGCAATAATACATGGAAATCTGATAAAGGGGTAATTGAAAAAGATATTATTCTGGATGCTTACTTAGGGAAGTTTTCTACCAAAGCAGCTCCATTAAAAATTGAGTTTACTGAAAAAAACAGTGTGCTGTACGCAGAAATCACGGACTATCCTAAATTTTCACTGACACTAATTGGAAAAGATACATTTGAATCTAAAGAGGCGGGCGTTACATTCCAGTTTAACGAAGCTAAAAACGGATTTGAGATGATTATCAGCTCCAACCAAAAATTGTCTTTTACGAGAGATTAA
- a CDS encoding response regulator — translation MDYEILLVDDLPIIVDGYINLISETDFQKRKPNFIKSYNCEDAYNKIFLNLERDVNINLALLDINLPPYKDFNINSGIDLALLIREKFTDCKIIIITMYSEPITVDSIIKKIKPEGFLSKNDITSESFRFILKKIIDGSIYQSKGIMESQKEIFKKNINWDIYDNEILILISQGVKTVNLPNYIPLSMSAIEKRKANIKDQLLERKGSDKDLISKAKKNGLL, via the coding sequence ATGGATTATGAAATTTTACTTGTTGATGATCTTCCGATAATTGTAGACGGCTATATTAATCTAATATCAGAAACTGATTTTCAAAAAAGAAAACCAAATTTTATAAAGAGTTATAATTGTGAAGATGCCTACAATAAAATTTTTTTAAATCTAGAAAGAGATGTAAATATTAATTTAGCTTTATTAGATATTAATCTTCCTCCTTATAAAGATTTTAATATAAATAGCGGTATAGATTTGGCTTTACTGATTAGAGAAAAGTTTACAGATTGCAAAATAATAATTATTACAATGTATAGTGAACCGATAACCGTAGACAGCATCATAAAAAAAATTAAGCCTGAAGGATTCTTATCTAAAAATGATATAACTTCTGAATCATTTAGATTTATTTTAAAAAAAATTATAGATGGAAGTATATATCAAAGTAAAGGAATCATGGAATCACAAAAAGAGATATTTAAAAAAAATATAAATTGGGATATTTATGATAATGAGATATTAATCTTAATTTCTCAGGGTGTTAAAACAGTTAATCTCCCAAATTACATCCCGCTATCTATGAGTGCAATAGAGAAAAGAAAAGCTAACATAAAAGATCAGCTTTTAGAAAGAAAAGGCAGTGATAAAGATTTAATTAGTAAAGCAAAAAAAAATGGATTGCTTTAA
- a CDS encoding GEVED domain-containing protein, with translation MRKKYFPTKYLFFLTLFMMYAIGLAQSASRATTGTGLYKDKIYWINWDLNSDLMQGDLITNGIVRTFTSPSGIVYKVTISNIVQTISPGTFSSANIDSYTGNNIPFGYGGFSSNSTKMIGLSNKITGGLGSGNKVNFRITVTATLPSGTVKNAAGLAIAGSESMSSSSEYYQLSVPVTSPVLRYLDKYIKNNTWSNMSTRLIVSNSGRTIRGTNPATGESRGDALLLAEDVPYIDVELAAPGGQHVAIGVFEELDFSDAPVSYGSAYHIINSAFTGGNFPDGNKDLSTTTNVLDTDRAVLVDPLLLIGTDIDAEGTGYNAVAGAIPNGDDLGGSDDEDASMNFTWSTCSATINVKNTTATAAKLYVWIDANRNGVFDSNELATKNVSVGTNGNVTVPLSSIKGLNNGTNFYTRIRLSTDLSLAPTGLAIDGEVEDHWVDITQSVISSVSSPVCQGSTVSLTGVNGAATYAWTGPNGFTSSLKSPTISNAQLVNAGTYSLKITTGSGCEFTESVVIAITALPSAPTASAQSFCSSEAKKVSDLLVSGTGIKWYSAPTAGTLYTGTETLLTGNYYASQTVSGCGESSRTLVAVTVNTTPTAPTASSQSFCSSEAKKVSDLSASGAGIKWYSALTAGTLYTGSETLLTGTYYASQTVNGCESSRTSVSVTVTPSPSAPTASAQIFCSSEAKKVSGLSASGAGIKWYSALTAGTLYTGTELLLTGTYYASQTVNGCESARTSVSVTVTPSPSAPTASAQIFCSSEAKKVSGLSASGAGIKWYSALTAGTLYTGTELLLTGTYYASQTVNGCESSRTSVSVTITPSPSAPTASAQSFCSSEAKKVSDLSASGTSVKWYSAPTAGTLYTGTETLLTGIYYASQTVNGCESSRTSVSVTITPSPSAPTASAQSFCSSEAKKVSDLSASGTSVKWYSAPTAGTLYTGTETLLTGIYYASQTVNGCESARTSVSVTVTPSPSAPTASAQSFCSSEAKKVSDLSASGTSVKWYSAPTAGTLYTGTETLLTGNYYASQTVNGCESARTSVSVTVTPSPSAPTASAQSFCSSEAKKVSDLSASGTSVKWYSAPTAGTLYTGTETLLTGIYYASQTVNGCESSRTSVSVTITPSPSAPTASAQIFCSSEAKKVSGTVCIRHIS, from the coding sequence ATGAGAAAAAAATACTTTCCTACTAAGTACTTGTTCTTTCTTACTTTATTTATGATGTATGCCATTGGATTGGCACAATCGGCTTCAAGGGCCACTACCGGAACTGGTTTGTATAAAGATAAGATTTATTGGATTAATTGGGATTTAAATTCCGATTTAATGCAAGGTGATCTTATTACAAACGGTATAGTAAGGACTTTCACAAGTCCTTCTGGGATAGTGTATAAGGTTACTATATCTAATATTGTTCAAACAATTTCACCAGGTACATTTTCAAGTGCAAATATTGATAGTTATACCGGAAATAATATACCATTTGGTTATGGTGGATTTAGTTCTAATAGCACAAAAATGATTGGTCTCTCAAATAAGATAACTGGAGGGCTAGGATCTGGTAACAAGGTGAATTTTAGAATTACAGTTACGGCAACATTGCCATCTGGGACTGTAAAAAATGCTGCTGGATTAGCTATTGCTGGTTCGGAAAGTATGTCAAGTTCTTCAGAGTATTATCAACTGTCAGTCCCTGTTACTTCACCAGTGCTGCGTTATTTAGACAAGTATATAAAAAATAATACTTGGTCAAATATGAGTACTAGGTTAATTGTATCTAATTCAGGAAGGACTATTAGAGGAACCAATCCTGCTACTGGTGAAAGCAGGGGTGATGCCCTTTTACTTGCGGAAGATGTACCCTATATTGATGTAGAATTAGCCGCCCCTGGTGGACAGCATGTTGCAATTGGTGTTTTTGAAGAATTAGATTTTTCTGATGCGCCAGTTTCTTATGGTTCAGCCTATCATATTATTAATTCAGCCTTTACAGGTGGGAATTTTCCAGATGGAAATAAAGATTTAAGCACAACAACCAATGTTTTAGATACAGATAGAGCTGTATTAGTAGATCCTTTGTTATTAATTGGTACTGATATAGATGCAGAGGGCACAGGATATAATGCCGTTGCAGGAGCAATCCCAAATGGTGATGATCTTGGTGGTAGTGATGATGAAGATGCGAGTATGAATTTTACTTGGTCGACTTGTTCAGCAACAATTAATGTTAAAAATACAACTGCCACGGCAGCTAAATTATATGTGTGGATTGATGCAAATAGGAATGGTGTATTTGACAGCAATGAGTTAGCAACAAAAAATGTGTCTGTAGGAACCAATGGCAATGTAACAGTTCCATTATCATCGATTAAGGGGTTAAATAATGGAACAAATTTTTATACTCGCATTAGATTATCTACTGATTTGTCACTTGCTCCAACAGGACTCGCAATTGATGGTGAGGTGGAGGATCATTGGGTTGATATCACGCAGTCAGTTATTTCATCAGTATCATCTCCAGTTTGTCAAGGCAGTACAGTATCGTTAACGGGCGTTAATGGTGCGGCTACATATGCTTGGACTGGTCCAAACGGATTTACTTCGTCTTTAAAATCTCCAACCATTTCAAATGCCCAACTTGTTAATGCAGGTACATATTCTTTAAAAATTACTACTGGAAGTGGGTGTGAATTTACCGAAAGTGTAGTTATTGCTATCACTGCATTGCCTTCAGCCCCGACAGCATCGGCTCAGAGTTTTTGTTCTTCGGAAGCCAAAAAAGTAAGCGATCTCTTGGTATCAGGAACAGGGATCAAATGGTATTCAGCACCGACAGCGGGGACTTTATATACAGGAACGGAAACACTTTTAACCGGCAACTATTACGCGAGCCAGACAGTAAGTGGCTGTGGTGAGAGTTCTAGGACTTTGGTGGCTGTCACAGTGAATACAACTCCAACAGCCCCGACAGCATCGTCCCAGAGTTTCTGTTCTTCGGAAGCTAAAAAGGTAAGCGACCTGTCTGCATCAGGAGCAGGAATCAAATGGTATTCAGCGCTGACTGCAGGAACTTTATATACAGGATCGGAAACACTTCTGACCGGCACCTATTATGCGAGCCAGACGGTAAACGGCTGTGAGAGTTCTAGGACTTCGGTATCGGTAACGGTTACGCCGTCACCTTCAGCTCCGACAGCATCGGCTCAGATTTTCTGTTCTTCGGAAGCTAAAAAAGTAAGCGGCCTGTCTGCATCAGGAGCAGGAATCAAATGGTATTCGGCACTGACTGCCGGAACTTTATATACAGGAACGGAACTGCTTTTAACCGGCACCTATTATGCGAGCCAGACGGTAAACGGCTGTGAGAGCGCTAGGACTTCGGTATCGGTAACGGTTACGCCGTCACCTTCAGCTCCGACAGCATCGGCTCAGATTTTCTGTTCTTCGGAAGCTAAAAAAGTAAGCGGCCTGTCTGCATCAGGAGCAGGAATCAAATGGTATTCGGCACTGACTGCCGGAACTTTATATACAGGAACGGAACTGCTTTTAACCGGTACCTATTATGCGAGCCAGACGGTAAACGGCTGTGAGAGTTCTAGGACTTCGGTATCGGTAACCATTACGCCGTCACCTTCAGCCCCGACAGCATCGGCTCAGAGTTTCTGTTCTTCGGAAGCTAAAAAGGTAAGCGACCTGTCTGCATCAGGCACATCAGTTAAATGGTATTCAGCGCCGACAGCGGGAACTTTATATACGGGAACGGAAACACTTTTAACCGGCATCTATTACGCGAGCCAGACGGTAAACGGCTGTGAGAGTTCTAGGACTTCGGTATCGGTAACCATTACGCCGTCACCTTCAGCCCCGACAGCATCGGCTCAGAGTTTCTGTTCTTCGGAAGCTAAAAAGGTAAGCGACCTGTCTGCATCAGGCACATCAGTTAAATGGTATTCAGCGCCGACAGCGGGAACTTTATATACGGGAACGGAAACACTTTTAACCGGCATCTATTACGCGAGCCAGACGGTAAACGGCTGTGAGAGCGCTAGGACTTCGGTATCGGTAACGGTAACGCCTTCACCTTCAGCCCCGACAGCATCGGCTCAGAGTTTCTGTTCTTCGGAAGCCAAAAAGGTAAGCGATCTGTCTGCATCAGGCACATCAGTTAAATGGTATTCAGCGCCGACAGCCGGAACTTTATATACAGGAACGGAAACACTTTTAACCGGCAACTATTATGCCAGCCAGACGGTAAACGGCTGTGAGAGCGCTAGGACTTCGGTATCGGTAACGGTTACGCCTTCACCTTCAGCCCCGACAGCATCGGCTCAGAGTTTCTGTTCTTCGGAAGCTAAAAAGGTAAGCGACCTGTCTGCATCAGGCACATCAGTTAAATGGTATTCAGCGCCGACAGCGGGAACTTTATATACGGGAACGGAAACACTTTTAACCGGCATCTATTACGCGAGCCAGACGGTAAACGGCTGTGAGAGTTCTAGGACTTCGGTATCGGTAACCATTACGCCGTCACCTTCAGCCCCGACAGCATCGGCTCAGATTTTCTGTTCTTCGGAAGCTAAAAAGGTAAGCGGCACTGTCTGCATCAGGCACATCAGTTAA